In a single window of the Drosophila albomicans strain 15112-1751.03 chromosome 3, ASM965048v2, whole genome shotgun sequence genome:
- the LOC117570416 gene encoding uncharacterized protein LOC117570416 isoform X2, with amino-acid sequence MDPFTVIGLIYWLICMILFGPMMFFVCVYLPEVPVRYVKSLRQYT; translated from the coding sequence ATGGACCCGTTTACAGTTATTGGCTTGATTTACTGGCTGATCTGCATGATATTATTTGGACCCATGATGTTCTTTGTCTGCGTTTACCTACCCGAAGTGCCAGTGCGATATGTGAAGAGTCTAAGGCAGTACACATAG
- the LOC117570416 gene encoding uncharacterized protein LOC117570416 isoform X1, with the protein MDSVRSFFANPNKDNNIGNQQNGAQGRWNNWNRNMQAHTDPGSVNSTIRNPTSSDAKRKDSDNYFYIMWRA; encoded by the exons ATGGATAGCGTCAGATCGTTTTTTGCTAACCcaaacaaagacaacaataTCGGCAATCAACAAAATGGCGCTCAGGGACGCTGGAACAACTGGAATAGGAACATGCAGGCTCACACAGACCCCGGTTCGGTGAATTCCACCATCAGGAACCCAACAAGTAGCGATGCCAAGCGCAAGGACAGTGATAATTACTTCTACATAAT GTGGCGAGCTTGA